A genomic segment from Bacillus cereus G9842 encodes:
- a CDS encoding response regulator transcription factor, whose translation MVKILLVDDEERMLRLLDLFLSPRGYFCMKATSGLEALKLIEQKEFDIILLDVMMPSMDGWDTCYQIRQISNVPIIMLTARNQNYDMVKGLTMGADDYITKPFDEHVLVARIEAILRRTKKDGFVSFNGIEWDKTKHTVTVYDEKISLTPIEFSLLGLFLQNTNRAYSRDDLIEKIWGYETDIEYRTIDSHIRNIRDKLRKKGFPIEDYLETVYKVGYKWKSE comes from the coding sequence ATGGTAAAAATTTTATTAGTAGACGATGAAGAACGTATGTTACGATTATTAGATCTGTTCTTAAGCCCTCGCGGCTATTTTTGTATGAAAGCTACCTCTGGCCTTGAAGCACTAAAATTAATCGAACAAAAAGAATTCGATATTATTTTATTAGATGTTATGATGCCAAGTATGGATGGATGGGATACTTGCTATCAAATTCGTCAAATTTCCAACGTTCCTATCATTATGTTAACAGCTCGCAACCAAAACTACGATATGGTGAAAGGCCTCACGATGGGCGCAGATGATTATATTACAAAACCATTTGATGAGCATGTATTAGTCGCACGAATCGAGGCTATATTACGCCGTACAAAGAAAGATGGCTTTGTTAGTTTCAATGGTATTGAGTGGGATAAAACGAAACATACTGTCACAGTTTATGATGAAAAAATCTCATTAACTCCTATCGAATTTTCGTTACTCGGATTATTTTTGCAAAATACAAACCGTGCTTATAGCCGAGATGATTTAATCGAAAAAATTTGGGGCTATGAAACAGATATCGAATATAGAACAATTGATTCACACATTCGTAATATCCGTGATAAACTACGCAAAAAAGGATTTCCAATTGAAGATTACCTAGAAACGGTCTATAAAGTCGGATATAAATGGAAAAGTGAATAA
- a CDS encoding RNA-guided endonuclease TnpB family protein, with protein MVKKKAVKVLRKQKKRENMQRFTQKQNIGRASLTAKEFRLLQRMSHSSKALRNVGLYTMKQSYLNHNKMATVKEVDTAMQADMNYWGVQSNSVQAIRRALYAEVKSFFKALETWKKNPEAFTGRPNFPNYSHSTDKRIIEIYQVPKVDDNGYWLIPMSVAFRKKFGSIKIRIPKNLRHKKISYIELVPKQKGRFFEVHYTYEMHVSQMKKTSTTTNNALSCDLGVDRLVSCVTNTGDTFLIDGKKLKAINQYFNKMIRSLQQKNVENGISKRVVTNKMAALWHKRERQINGYISQTVGLLFKKVKECSVDTVVVGYNAGWKQKSDMGKKNNQQFVQIPFHKLIAAIENKCIKEGIRFFKQEESYTSKASFLDKDPVPVWTKDDRTHYHFSGKRMTRGLYQSKAGTCIHADINGALNTLHKSKVVELKENLKVKTPILLEVQKRKAVASRIA; from the coding sequence ATGGTTAAAAAGAAAGCAGTGAAAGTATTACGCAAACAAAAGAAAAGAGAAAACATGCAACGATTCACGCAGAAACAAAATATCGGACGAGCTAGTCTGACTGCAAAAGAATTCCGCTTACTGCAACGCATGTCACATAGTTCAAAAGCATTGCGAAATGTTGGATTGTACACGATGAAACAAAGTTATTTGAACCATAATAAAATGGCTACTGTAAAAGAAGTAGATACCGCCATGCAAGCCGATATGAACTACTGGGGCGTGCAATCAAACTCTGTGCAGGCTATTCGTAGAGCCTTATATGCAGAAGTGAAGAGCTTTTTTAAGGCATTGGAAACGTGGAAGAAAAATCCTGAAGCATTCACAGGGCGTCCTAATTTTCCGAATTATTCTCATTCAACTGACAAACGAATCATTGAAATCTATCAAGTGCCAAAAGTGGATGATAACGGGTATTGGCTGATTCCGATGAGTGTTGCATTCAGAAAAAAATTCGGTTCCATTAAAATACGTATACCGAAAAACTTAAGACATAAAAAAATCTCCTACATTGAGCTTGTACCGAAGCAAAAAGGTCGGTTCTTTGAGGTGCATTACACATATGAGATGCACGTTTCTCAAATGAAGAAAACATCCACGACTACGAATAACGCTTTGAGTTGCGATTTAGGTGTAGACAGATTAGTAAGTTGCGTAACCAATACAGGTGATACATTTTTAATTGATGGTAAAAAACTAAAAGCCATTAACCAATACTTCAATAAAATGATACGTAGTCTGCAACAGAAAAATGTTGAAAACGGAATTTCAAAACGAGTTGTAACGAACAAAATGGCTGCACTTTGGCATAAACGGGAAAGGCAAATAAATGGTTACATTTCACAAACTGTAGGCTTGTTGTTTAAAAAAGTGAAAGAATGTAGTGTAGATACGGTTGTAGTAGGTTATAACGCTGGTTGGAAACAAAAATCAGATATGGGAAAAAAGAATAATCAACAATTTGTTCAAATCCCGTTTCATAAACTGATTGCGGCAATTGAGAATAAATGTATAAAAGAAGGCATCCGGTTTTTCAAACAAGAAGAAAGCTATACTTCAAAAGCTAGTTTTCTTGATAAAGATCCGGTTCCAGTTTGGACTAAGGATGATAGGACACACTATCACTTTAGTGGCAAACGAATGACTCGTGGTCTGTACCAAAGTAAAGCAGGAACATGTATCCACGCTGATATTAATGGTGCGCTGAATACATTGCACAAATCAAAAGTGGTAGAATTGAAAGAGAATCTTAAAGTGAAAACGCCGATTCTATTAGAAGTGCAAAAACGTAAGGCTGTTGCTTCGCGCATAGCTTAG
- a CDS encoding GNAT family N-acetyltransferase, giving the protein MEIRLLTTEDAEIYLKVCMEGLTKNPEAFSSSYEDVLKHEDPVAAMAKRLSNPDKYTLGVFKDNDLIGIATLETKPFIKQEHKAKIGSVFVSPKARGLGAGRALIKAIIENADKLHVEQLMLDVVVGNAGAKKLYESLGFQTYGVQERSLKHNGQYWDEEHMVLFLND; this is encoded by the coding sequence ATGGAAATTCGCTTATTAACAACAGAGGACGCAGAAATATATTTAAAAGTTTGTATGGAAGGTTTAACGAAAAATCCGGAAGCTTTTAGCTCTTCTTATGAAGATGTTTTGAAACATGAGGATCCTGTAGCTGCTATGGCTAAACGATTAAGCAATCCGGATAAGTATACTCTAGGTGTCTTCAAAGATAATGATTTAATTGGTATCGCTACTTTAGAAACAAAACCATTTATTAAACAAGAACATAAAGCAAAAATTGGCTCCGTTTTTGTTTCTCCAAAAGCACGTGGTCTCGGAGCAGGACGAGCTCTCATTAAAGCCATTATTGAAAACGCCGATAAATTACATGTAGAACAACTTATGCTCGATGTTGTAGTTGGTAACGCTGGTGCCAAAAAATTATATGAATCATTAGGTTTCCAAACTTACGGCGTACAAGAACGTTCATTAAAACATAACGGTCAATATTGGGACGAGGAACATATGGTTCTGTTCTTAAATGATTAA
- the fdhD gene encoding formate dehydrogenase accessory sulfurtransferase FdhD, producing the protein MGPTQETYTIVRYQSGTFSKQLDEIVTESPITIKLNGEEYVTVVCTPNYIEDMVIGFLISEGIISSYKDVEELWVQKDNGIVHVKSSKVNPLYQTLYNKRYITSCCGKGRQGFIFVNDAAKAKDLHDIHVKITPEECFHLMNTLQQSSTTFRQTGGVHNTALCDRNNILLSRMDIGRHNALDKIYGHCLRNDISIKGKIIAFSGRISSEILLKVSKIGCEIVLSKSAPTKLALQLAHDLGITVVGFIRNESCNIYTHPKRIDGYQSNV; encoded by the coding sequence ATGGGGCCTACGCAAGAGACTTATACAATTGTACGTTATCAATCTGGTACATTTTCAAAACAACTTGATGAGATTGTCACAGAATCTCCTATTACTATTAAATTGAATGGTGAAGAATATGTAACAGTCGTATGCACACCAAATTATATTGAAGATATGGTAATTGGTTTTTTAATTTCTGAGGGGATTATTTCTTCCTATAAAGATGTTGAAGAACTATGGGTTCAAAAAGATAACGGAATTGTCCATGTAAAATCATCAAAAGTGAATCCGCTCTATCAAACTTTATATAATAAACGATACATCACTTCTTGCTGCGGAAAAGGTAGACAAGGTTTTATTTTCGTAAACGACGCAGCAAAAGCAAAAGACTTACATGATATACATGTAAAAATTACTCCTGAAGAATGCTTTCATTTAATGAATACCTTGCAACAATCTTCTACTACATTTCGCCAAACTGGCGGTGTTCACAATACCGCGCTATGTGATCGAAACAATATCCTCCTATCAAGAATGGATATTGGAAGACATAATGCATTAGATAAAATATATGGTCATTGTTTGCGTAACGATATATCCATTAAAGGAAAAATCATCGCATTTAGCGGACGTATTTCATCCGAAATTTTACTCAAAGTTTCAAAAATCGGATGTGAAATTGTTCTATCTAAATCCGCTCCAACAAAACTGGCATTGCAACTTGCCCATGATTTAGGCATTACAGTCGTAGGGTTTATTAGAAATGAATCTTGTAATATTTACACACATCCAAAACGAATTGATGGCTATCAATCCAATGTTTAA
- the fdhF gene encoding formate dehydrogenase subunit alpha: MAEQTVRVTVDGKEFSASGEKTILQLFNESNLEHPQICHVPEVDPIQTCDTCIVEVNGKLLRACSTKLENGMHIERQSQRAKEAQTEAMDRILENHLLYCTVCDNNNGNCKVHNTVHMMGIEEQKYPYEPKVSACEVDMSHPFYRYDPNQCIACGQCVEVCQNLQVNETISIDWSLDRPRVIWDNGVSINDSSCVSCGQCVTVCPCNALMEKTMLGEAGFMTGLKPDVLDPMIDFVKDVEPGYSSILAVSEVEAAMRKTKVNKTKTVCTFCGVGCSFEVWTKDRHILKVQPVSDAPVNGISTCVKGKFGWDFVNSEDRITKPLIRQGDMFVEASWEEALEVVASNMQHIKSEYGSDAFGFISSSKVTNEENYLMQKLARQIYGTNNVDNCSRYCQSPATDGLFKTVGMGGDAGTVKDIAEAGLVIIVGANPTEGHPVLATRVKRAHKLHDQKLIVADLRKHEMAERADLFIHPRQGTDYVWLAGITKYIIDQDWHDKKFIAENVKNFDEYSKMVEKYTLDYTEEITGISKENLKEMARMVYEADGTCVLWGMGVTQNTGGSTTSAAISNLLLVTGNYRRPGAGAYPLRGHNNVQGACDMATLPNWLPGYQAVSDDALRAKFEKAYGTTIPKAPGLNNIAMLLAADEGKLRGMYVMGEEMALVDSNANHVQHILANLDFLVVQDMFLSKTARFADVILPAAPSLEKEGTFTNTERRIQRLYEVLKPLGDSKPDWWILQKVARALGGDWNYESPSEIMDEIASLAPLYSQATYDRLEGWNSLCWGSHDGSDTPLLYVDGFNFPDKLARLSLDEWVPPVVAPDEYDLLLNNGRMLEHFHEGNMTNKSAGILSKVSEVFVEISPELALERNVKDGGLVELASPFGKIKVQALVTDRVTGKELYLPMHATVNEEAINILTGTATDLYTCTPAYKQTMVKMRVLREKGNRPLPSSNPRDKKRNPQNGVEIEQKWQRKQYVSLVD, translated from the coding sequence ATGGCAGAACAGACAGTCCGTGTAACCGTCGATGGTAAAGAATTTTCTGCATCAGGTGAAAAGACGATACTACAATTATTTAACGAGAGTAATTTGGAACATCCTCAAATTTGTCATGTACCAGAAGTAGATCCAATTCAAACTTGTGATACGTGTATTGTAGAAGTAAATGGAAAGTTATTGCGTGCTTGTTCAACGAAATTAGAGAACGGTATGCATATCGAAAGACAGTCCCAGCGTGCAAAAGAGGCACAGACTGAGGCAATGGATCGAATATTAGAGAATCATCTATTGTATTGTACCGTTTGTGATAACAATAATGGTAACTGTAAAGTCCATAATACAGTACATATGATGGGAATTGAGGAACAGAAATATCCGTATGAGCCAAAAGTAAGTGCGTGTGAAGTGGATATGTCACATCCATTTTATCGATATGATCCAAATCAATGTATTGCTTGTGGGCAGTGTGTAGAAGTATGTCAAAACTTACAAGTGAATGAAACTATATCAATTGATTGGAGCTTAGACCGTCCACGTGTTATATGGGACAATGGTGTAAGTATAAATGACTCATCTTGTGTAAGTTGTGGGCAGTGTGTAACAGTATGTCCATGTAATGCGTTAATGGAAAAAACAATGCTGGGTGAAGCTGGATTCATGACAGGATTGAAACCGGATGTGTTAGATCCGATGATTGATTTTGTAAAGGATGTAGAGCCGGGATATAGTAGTATTTTAGCAGTTTCAGAAGTAGAGGCTGCGATGCGTAAGACGAAAGTGAATAAAACAAAAACAGTTTGTACATTTTGTGGTGTAGGTTGTTCATTTGAAGTATGGACGAAAGACCGCCACATTTTGAAAGTGCAGCCTGTTTCAGATGCGCCGGTTAACGGTATTTCCACATGTGTAAAAGGCAAATTTGGATGGGATTTTGTAAACAGTGAAGATCGTATTACAAAGCCATTAATTCGCCAAGGAGATATGTTTGTTGAAGCTTCATGGGAAGAGGCTCTGGAAGTTGTTGCATCCAATATGCAGCATATTAAATCAGAATATGGAAGTGATGCATTTGGGTTTATTTCTTCTTCGAAAGTAACGAATGAAGAAAATTATCTTATGCAAAAACTAGCCCGTCAAATATATGGAACGAATAATGTAGACAACTGTTCCCGTTATTGTCAATCTCCAGCAACAGACGGTTTATTTAAAACTGTCGGTATGGGCGGGGACGCTGGAACAGTGAAAGATATTGCGGAAGCAGGCCTTGTCATTATCGTTGGAGCAAATCCAACAGAAGGACATCCTGTACTTGCAACGCGTGTAAAACGTGCTCATAAATTACATGACCAAAAATTAATTGTGGCAGACCTTCGTAAACATGAAATGGCAGAGCGTGCGGATTTATTCATTCATCCGCGCCAAGGAACTGATTACGTATGGCTCGCTGGTATTACGAAATATATTATTGATCAAGATTGGCACGATAAAAAGTTCATAGCTGAAAATGTGAAGAATTTTGATGAATATAGCAAAATGGTAGAAAAGTATACGCTTGATTATACAGAAGAAATTACGGGGATTTCGAAAGAAAATCTGAAAGAAATGGCTCGTATGGTATATGAAGCAGATGGTACTTGTGTACTTTGGGGAATGGGTGTAACTCAAAATACTGGAGGAAGTACAACTTCAGCAGCAATTTCAAATCTATTGCTTGTTACGGGTAACTATCGTCGTCCTGGTGCAGGAGCATATCCATTACGCGGACATAATAACGTACAAGGCGCTTGTGATATGGCAACATTACCAAACTGGCTTCCAGGTTACCAAGCAGTTTCAGATGATGCGCTCCGTGCGAAATTTGAAAAAGCATACGGTACTACAATTCCGAAAGCACCAGGCTTAAATAATATTGCAATGTTACTGGCGGCAGATGAAGGGAAACTGCGTGGTATGTATGTTATGGGTGAAGAAATGGCTTTAGTAGATTCGAATGCCAACCATGTACAACATATTTTAGCGAATTTAGATTTCCTTGTTGTTCAAGATATGTTCTTATCGAAAACAGCTCGTTTTGCTGATGTTATTTTACCGGCAGCACCAAGCTTAGAAAAAGAGGGAACATTTACGAATACAGAGCGCCGTATTCAAAGATTATATGAAGTATTGAAGCCGCTTGGTGATTCAAAGCCAGACTGGTGGATTTTACAAAAAGTAGCTCGTGCACTTGGCGGGGACTGGAATTATGAAAGTCCAAGTGAAATCATGGATGAAATCGCATCGCTTGCACCTTTATATTCTCAGGCAACATACGATCGTTTAGAAGGATGGAATAGTTTATGTTGGGGTAGCCATGATGGCAGTGATACACCGCTATTATATGTGGACGGATTTAACTTCCCGGATAAACTAGCTCGTCTATCATTAGATGAATGGGTACCACCAGTTGTAGCACCAGATGAGTATGATTTACTTTTAAATAATGGTCGTATGTTAGAACATTTCCATGAAGGGAATATGACGAATAAATCGGCTGGTATTTTATCTAAAGTATCTGAAGTGTTCGTTGAAATCTCGCCTGAACTTGCCCTAGAGCGCAATGTGAAAGATGGTGGTCTTGTAGAATTAGCATCACCATTTGGGAAAATTAAAGTACAGGCACTTGTTACAGATCGTGTAACGGGGAAAGAGCTATATTTACCGATGCATGCAACGGTAAATGAAGAGGCAATCAATATTTTAACTGGAACGGCGACAGATCTTTATACATGTACACCAGCGTACAAACAAACGATGGTAAAGATGCGTGTACTACGTGAAAAAGGGAATCGTCCGTTACCATCTTCAAACCCGAGAGAT